The Providencia rettgeri genome includes a window with the following:
- the comM gene encoding Competence protein ComM has translation MTLAIVYTRASIGLEAPLVTVEAHISNGLPGLTLVGLPETAVKEARDRVRSALLNSGFEYPAKKMTVNLAPADLPKESGRYDLAIAIAILASSGQLPHEPLKQYEFLGELALSGDVRYVSSAIPAAQSALKQQRSLILSMENQHQLGLLSDNSVYFATSLLELCHFLHNKNTLLCNQQIHQAPLSIKQEGDINDIIGQEHGKRALEICAAGGHNLLLLGPPGTGKTMLASRLMTLLPPLTSQEALEVASLHSLSENTKEDMNWPIRPFRAPHHSASIAALIGGGSLPKPGEISLAHHGVLFLDELPEFSRSVLDSLREPLESRKISISRAKAKVCYPASFQLVAALNPSPTGHYQGEMSRSAPSRILRYLSRISGPFIDRFDLSIEIPLLPLGSLSSQTNQGETSEHVRQRVIEARNRQLRRAGKINSLLTPRETTQFCLLTAKDALFLEHALNKLGLSIPSLAQNIKSCQNNSRP, from the coding sequence ATGACATTAGCGATTGTTTACACTAGAGCATCAATTGGGTTAGAAGCACCTCTTGTTACTGTTGAAGCACATATTAGTAATGGGCTCCCAGGTTTAACACTCGTTGGGCTACCAGAAACGGCCGTAAAAGAAGCAAGAGATAGAGTTCGAAGCGCTCTACTAAATAGCGGATTTGAATATCCAGCTAAAAAAATGACGGTTAATTTAGCTCCAGCTGACTTACCAAAAGAAAGTGGTCGGTATGATCTTGCAATCGCGATTGCCATACTCGCATCATCAGGACAGCTCCCCCACGAGCCATTAAAACAGTATGAATTTTTAGGTGAACTTGCTTTATCAGGCGATGTTCGCTATGTTAGCAGTGCTATTCCTGCCGCCCAATCAGCATTAAAACAACAACGCTCCTTAATACTATCTATGGAGAATCAACATCAATTAGGCCTACTCTCAGATAATAGCGTTTATTTCGCAACATCCTTATTGGAGCTTTGTCATTTTTTACATAACAAAAACACATTGCTTTGTAATCAACAAATTCACCAAGCACCTCTCTCAATCAAGCAAGAAGGTGATATTAACGATATCATTGGCCAAGAACATGGTAAACGAGCATTAGAAATCTGTGCCGCTGGTGGGCATAATTTACTCTTATTGGGTCCGCCAGGAACAGGAAAAACGATGTTAGCCAGTCGGCTAATGACTTTACTTCCCCCATTAACCTCTCAGGAAGCGTTAGAAGTTGCTTCATTACATAGCTTGAGTGAAAATACAAAAGAAGACATGAATTGGCCGATAAGGCCTTTTAGAGCGCCCCATCATAGCGCATCAATTGCAGCTTTAATTGGCGGTGGCTCTCTTCCCAAGCCTGGCGAGATCTCACTTGCACATCACGGTGTTTTATTTTTAGATGAATTACCAGAATTTAGCCGCTCAGTACTCGATTCTTTACGAGAACCACTAGAATCCCGAAAAATTAGTATTTCTCGAGCAAAAGCAAAAGTTTGCTATCCCGCTAGTTTTCAGTTAGTTGCAGCTCTAAACCCTAGCCCAACAGGTCATTACCAAGGAGAAATGAGTCGTTCAGCTCCTTCCCGTATCCTACGTTACCTTTCACGCATATCAGGGCCTTTTATTGACCGGTTTGATCTCTCTATAGAAATTCCATTGTTACCTCTCGGTTCATTGAGTAGCCAAACCAATCAAGGTGAAACAAGTGAACACGTCAGACAAAGAGTTATCGAAGCCAGAAATAGGCAACTTAGGCGAGCCGGAAAAATTAATAGTTTACTAACGCCAAGAGAAACCACACAATTTTGCCTACTAACCGCAAAAGATGCATTATTCTTAGAACATGCATTAAATAAGTTAGGTCTTTCCATCCCGAGCTTGGCACAGAATATTAAGAGTTGCCAGAACAATAGCCGACCTTAA
- the yifE gene encoding Uncharacterized protein conserved in bacteria: MADSFITTNRFFDNKHYPRGFSRHGDFTIKEAQLLERLGQAFNELDIGKREPQTEEEKLFVAVCRGEREPATPEEKVWAKYSSRINRPKRFHTLSGGKPQIDPSEDYTDTDD, translated from the coding sequence ATGGCAGATAGCTTCATCACGACTAATCGTTTTTTTGATAATAAACATTACCCACGTGGCTTTTCTCGTCATGGTGATTTCACCATTAAAGAAGCTCAGTTGCTAGAACGTCTCGGCCAAGCTTTTAATGAGCTTGATATAGGTAAACGCGAACCTCAAACAGAAGAAGAAAAACTTTTCGTCGCTGTATGCCGTGGTGAGCGTGAACCTGCTACCCCAGAAGAAAAAGTTTGGGCAAAATATTCTAGCCGTATTAACCGTCCAAAACGCTTCCATACTTTATCTGGCGGTAAACCGCAGATAGATCCATCGGAAGACTACACTGATACAGATGATTAA
- the cynR_2 gene encoding Cyn operon transcriptional activator, with the protein MDSELLRTFLEVSKTRHFGRAAESLYLTQSAVSFRIRQLETQLGTSLFTRHRNNIRLTAAGERLVPYAESLMNTWLQAKKEISHASQHTELSIGATASLWEGYLTDWVEELYNQHDELRLEARVSTRQSLVKQLHSRELDLLIATEPPKMDEFESTIIGTIDLQLMASQKNIALTKYNFIKLEWGVDFHPKNEPSLTQDDTPVMITTSAHITRQLLPVSLSAAFLPAHWVYQYPGLKTLSETSINKPLYAVWLQKNDQQALINQLIKTPIKNAQLSEQ; encoded by the coding sequence GTGGACAGCGAGTTATTGAGAACTTTTTTAGAGGTCAGTAAGACTAGGCACTTCGGTAGAGCCGCAGAATCACTCTATTTAACACAATCAGCAGTTAGCTTTCGTATTAGACAATTAGAAACACAGCTAGGTACAAGCTTATTTACTAGGCATAGAAACAATATCCGGTTAACAGCCGCGGGAGAAAGGCTTGTTCCATATGCCGAATCGTTAATGAATACCTGGTTGCAAGCTAAAAAAGAAATATCTCATGCCTCACAACACACAGAGCTTTCTATTGGTGCTACAGCTTCACTTTGGGAAGGTTATCTAACTGACTGGGTAGAAGAACTTTATAATCAACATGATGAACTGCGGCTCGAAGCTAGGGTTTCAACGCGCCAGTCTCTTGTTAAGCAACTACATTCTAGAGAATTAGACTTATTAATCGCAACTGAACCCCCAAAAATGGATGAGTTTGAAAGCACTATCATCGGTACGATTGATTTACAGCTTATGGCTTCCCAAAAAAATATTGCATTAACAAAATATAATTTTATAAAGCTAGAGTGGGGGGTTGATTTCCATCCCAAAAATGAACCATCACTAACCCAAGATGATACACCCGTAATGATCACGACCTCTGCCCATATTACCCGCCAATTACTTCCTGTATCGCTTTCAGCGGCATTTTTACCTGCTCATTGGGTATATCAATATCCAGGCCTAAAAACGCTCTCAGAAACCTCAATAAACAAACCTTTGTATGCAGTCTGGCTCCAAAAAAACGATCAGCAAGCTCTTATCAATCAACTGATTAAAACGCCAATAAAAAATGCACAGTTAAGTGAACAATAA